A genomic window from Sulfurospirillum diekertiae includes:
- a CDS encoding sensor histidine kinase: MIKSKILQKTMLLMAILISSYIGAVLFHSFPKINNKIIQLEKINIEEVLNKIISISELAYQYLEEFENEAITSRQRMLQNASLFPLYIFEDYHAKKSAQKIDENKAKKRAYSQINGFEYPNNGYFFIINQDTNLLALSLNKTQKSPSFLRDKVFLTQLSKDAKEKKEVFGRHIGNSETLVYLKWFQPWNLYIGVAEPIDEISHVIDQKKHELFEKLNTIIKSPNRVNVGQSFIFDRQGHVIVAQDTQMLNNNLKSIYNPNTHKNLYDSFTQTAHDSKILYFDWNKSEDQEHYIYKKVLWIDYIPKLQWYVATTAYVEELEIMSHKLQRIVASLGIIVLIIALIISYIFFKKLLHPISILSEMANSATKGDYSVRSSIKSNDEIGELSKNFNTMIETIESNIKKEKQMMEQSRLAQMGEMMSMIAHQWRQPLGAIGSATTFIKIQSEKYNLEKNNEKFLFLSALNRKLASIEEYVYFLSTTIDDFRTFFKQNTEKELVLLTTPIEKALQMIEASLVSKNIKIIKYYECNNPIKVYQNELVQVILNILKNSEDNFIEKKTSQPCIIISTQKNDSTYSIKIEDNGGGILDEFLPKIFEPYFSTKLEKNGTGLGLYMSKVIIEEHHQGELRATNVQDGILFEIILHI, encoded by the coding sequence ATGATAAAATCTAAAATACTTCAAAAAACAATGCTTCTCATGGCTATTTTAATTTCAAGCTATATCGGTGCCGTTTTATTTCATTCTTTCCCTAAAATTAACAACAAAATAATTCAACTTGAGAAAATCAATATAGAAGAAGTACTCAATAAAATTATTTCTATCAGTGAACTTGCCTATCAATATTTAGAGGAATTTGAAAATGAAGCAATTACCTCACGTCAGAGAATGTTGCAAAATGCATCCTTGTTCCCTTTATATATTTTTGAAGATTATCATGCGAAAAAGAGCGCACAGAAGATAGATGAAAACAAAGCCAAAAAACGCGCATATAGTCAAATAAATGGTTTTGAATACCCAAATAATGGTTATTTTTTTATTATTAATCAAGATACAAATCTGCTTGCTCTTTCATTAAATAAAACACAAAAATCTCCATCTTTTTTACGCGATAAAGTTTTCCTAACACAGCTTTCCAAAGATGCTAAAGAAAAAAAAGAGGTATTTGGGCGCCATATTGGTAATTCAGAAACATTAGTCTACCTAAAATGGTTCCAACCATGGAACCTCTATATTGGGGTGGCTGAACCTATTGATGAAATTTCCCATGTTATTGATCAGAAAAAGCATGAACTCTTTGAAAAGCTCAACACCATCATTAAATCGCCTAATAGGGTCAATGTTGGACAATCTTTTATTTTTGATAGGCAAGGTCACGTGATTGTTGCTCAAGACACTCAGATGTTAAATAATAATCTTAAAAGCATTTACAATCCAAATACGCACAAGAATTTATACGATAGCTTTACCCAAACGGCACACGACTCAAAAATACTTTATTTTGACTGGAACAAATCAGAAGATCAAGAACATTACATCTATAAAAAAGTCCTCTGGATTGATTATATACCAAAACTACAGTGGTATGTTGCTACAACAGCGTACGTTGAAGAACTTGAGATTATGTCTCATAAATTACAAAGAATTGTCGCCTCTTTAGGAATTATTGTTCTTATCATTGCTCTGATTATTAGTTATATCTTTTTTAAAAAACTTTTACACCCCATCTCAATACTCTCTGAGATGGCAAACAGTGCAACAAAGGGAGATTACAGCGTACGTTCTTCTATCAAATCAAACGATGAGATAGGAGAGCTTTCAAAAAATTTCAACACTATGATTGAAACGATTGAAAGTAATATTAAAAAAGAAAAACAAATGATGGAACAATCTCGTTTGGCGCAAATGGGAGAAATGATGAGTATGATTGCACACCAATGGAGGCAACCATTAGGAGCTATCGGCAGTGCTACAACTTTTATTAAAATTCAAAGTGAAAAATACAATCTTGAAAAAAACAATGAAAAGTTTCTTTTTTTGAGTGCTTTGAATAGAAAACTCGCTAGTATTGAAGAGTATGTCTATTTTCTTTCCACAACCATAGATGATTTTAGAACCTTTTTTAAACAAAATACCGAAAAAGAGTTAGTTCTTCTAACAACACCCATCGAAAAAGCTTTACAAATGATTGAAGCTTCATTAGTAAGTAAAAATATTAAAATTATCAAATACTACGAATGCAACAACCCCATAAAAGTCTATCAAAATGAGCTTGTTCAAGTCATTTTAAACATCCTTAAAAATAGTGAAGACAATTTTATAGAAAAAAAGACTTCACAGCCGTGTATTATCATTTCGACCCAAAAAAATGACTCTACTTATAGTATTAAAATTGAAGATAACGGTGGAGGTATTTTAGATGAATTTCTTCCTAAAATTTTTGAACCTTATTTTTCAACTAAACTTGAAAAAAATGGGACAGGACTAGGACTTTATATGTCAAAAGTCATTATAGAAGAACATCATCAAGGAGAACTTAGAGCTACTAATGTGCAAGATGGTATTCTTTTTGAAATAATTTTACACATCTAA
- a CDS encoding nucleotide-binding protein encodes MKIAITGKGGVGKTTLAGTLARLFAKDGKKVFAVDADPDANLASAIGIPLEKSKKLIPFSKMKSLARERTGAEDGYGSFFILNPKVDDLPEAYCLEHLGVKLLTMGTIELGGGGCVCAENALIKRLMQHLLIQNDEVVIMDMEAGIEHLGRGTAESVDALIVVVEPGQRSIQTAHQINALAQDIGIKRVFIVASKIKDAQDLNFIQTQLKEFTHLGFITFSDAVREADMNGSSPADTISPVIEEINVIKNELIKIFTYRV; translated from the coding sequence ATGAAAATAGCAATCACAGGTAAAGGTGGCGTTGGTAAAACAACATTAGCAGGTACGTTGGCACGATTATTTGCAAAAGATGGCAAGAAGGTCTTCGCAGTTGATGCTGATCCAGATGCAAATCTTGCTTCTGCCATTGGTATACCTTTGGAAAAATCTAAAAAACTTATTCCCTTTTCAAAAATGAAATCATTAGCACGTGAACGAACGGGTGCTGAAGATGGATATGGTTCTTTTTTCATCCTTAATCCTAAAGTAGATGACTTACCAGAAGCATATTGTTTAGAACATTTAGGGGTTAAACTTTTAACTATGGGAACCATTGAATTAGGTGGAGGGGGATGTGTTTGTGCAGAAAATGCTTTAATTAAACGCCTCATGCAACATCTTTTAATCCAAAACGATGAAGTCGTTATTATGGATATGGAAGCAGGAATTGAACATCTTGGAAGAGGTACAGCAGAATCTGTTGACGCACTGATTGTTGTTGTTGAACCAGGACAAAGAAGTATTCAAACGGCTCATCAAATTAATGCTTTGGCTCAAGATATTGGTATCAAAAGAGTTTTTATTGTTGCTAGTAAAATTAAAGATGCACAAGACCTAAACTTTATTCAAACACAACTTAAAGAATTTACCCATCTAGGATTTATTACCTTTAGTGATGCCGTTAGAGAAGCGGACATGAATGGATCGTCACCAGCAGATACGATATCCCCTGTGATAGAAGAAATCAATGTTATAAAAAATGAATTGATAAAAATTTTCACTTACAGGGTATGA
- the cooS gene encoding anaerobic carbon-monoxide dehydrogenase catalytic subunit, with product MLETPRIKTVDISAQKMIFKAELDKVETAWDRYDAMQPQCGFGETGLCCRVCWKGPCRIDPLGNGPKKGICGADADTIVARNLLRSLCVGASAHTEHARHIAHTLYALSENEAPAYAIKDEHKLLDVAKRLKIDTEGRSITEIAKEVASVSLEDFARFHGEFRWLNAVINPLRKAKFEALGIMPQNLDSVVVNGLARTHVGSESDPLNLLLAGARVAIADVSTMAMGTELSDILFGTPQPTMTTANLSVLKKDAINIALHGHNPLLCEIVCDVAATMNDEAKRLGASEGINIVGVCCTGNELMMRHGIPLAANYLSQELTIITGAVEAMIVDTQCIMPAVVETANNYHTVVISTLDDNKMAGATHISFHPETAIEGARKIVQLALDAYSRRDPNKVDIPTNTQKAIGGFSYEAIIAALQMVDKENPIKPLIDNIVNGNIQGVVLFGGCNNTRVVHDYNYITMTKELAKRNVLVLATGCAAGALAKFGFMTQQATEDYAGDGLKTVLTAIGQAAGIGGPLPLVLNMGSCVDNTRAVRLANEIANTLGVDLDSLPVCVSAPELMSEKAQIIGTWATVLGLPVHIGIVPQIIGSPFVTSFLTQGIEETLGGKFIVEVDPIEAANKLYTEIQKRRQKLGI from the coding sequence ATGTTGGAAACACCTCGAATTAAAACCGTTGATATATCCGCACAAAAAATGATTTTTAAAGCAGAACTGGATAAAGTTGAAACCGCATGGGATCGCTATGATGCAATGCAACCTCAATGCGGATTTGGAGAGACAGGTTTATGCTGTCGTGTCTGTTGGAAAGGTCCTTGTCGAATAGATCCTCTAGGAAATGGGCCTAAAAAAGGTATTTGTGGTGCAGATGCAGATACCATAGTCGCACGCAATCTTTTACGCAGTCTTTGCGTTGGTGCAAGTGCCCATACTGAGCATGCACGACATATTGCACATACGCTTTATGCACTTTCAGAAAATGAGGCACCTGCTTATGCGATTAAAGATGAACATAAACTCTTAGATGTTGCAAAACGTTTAAAAATCGACACGGAAGGTCGATCTATCACAGAAATAGCCAAAGAAGTTGCTTCTGTCTCTTTAGAAGATTTCGCACGATTCCATGGTGAGTTTAGATGGCTCAATGCTGTTATCAATCCACTGCGTAAAGCAAAATTTGAAGCATTAGGCATCATGCCTCAAAATTTAGATAGTGTTGTTGTTAATGGCCTTGCAAGAACCCACGTTGGATCTGAATCTGATCCACTCAATCTTCTGTTAGCAGGAGCAAGGGTTGCAATAGCCGATGTTTCTACAATGGCCATGGGAACCGAACTTTCCGATATTTTATTTGGTACACCGCAACCTACCATGACAACAGCCAATTTAAGTGTACTTAAAAAGGATGCCATCAATATAGCACTTCATGGGCACAATCCACTTTTATGTGAGATCGTTTGTGATGTTGCCGCTACTATGAATGATGAGGCAAAACGACTAGGCGCTTCTGAGGGAATTAATATCGTAGGAGTATGCTGTACAGGAAATGAGCTTATGATGCGCCATGGTATTCCATTGGCAGCAAATTATCTTTCTCAAGAGCTTACGATTATTACTGGTGCAGTTGAAGCAATGATTGTAGATACCCAATGCATCATGCCAGCAGTCGTTGAGACAGCCAATAACTACCATACCGTTGTCATTAGTACTTTGGATGATAACAAAATGGCAGGAGCAACACATATTTCTTTTCACCCAGAAACAGCGATAGAAGGTGCTCGTAAAATTGTACAGCTTGCTCTTGATGCCTACAGTAGGCGTGATCCTAATAAAGTCGATATCCCAACCAATACGCAAAAAGCCATTGGTGGATTTAGTTATGAAGCTATTATTGCAGCATTACAGATGGTTGATAAAGAAAATCCCATCAAGCCATTAATTGATAACATTGTCAATGGAAATATTCAAGGGGTGGTTCTTTTTGGTGGCTGTAACAACACGAGAGTCGTTCATGATTACAACTACATTACGATGACCAAAGAGTTGGCAAAGAGAAATGTTTTAGTGCTTGCCACAGGATGTGCAGCAGGGGCATTGGCAAAATTTGGCTTTATGACACAACAAGCGACAGAAGATTATGCAGGTGATGGACTTAAAACAGTTTTAACTGCCATCGGTCAAGCTGCGGGAATTGGCGGTCCACTACCGCTAGTACTTAATATGGGTTCATGTGTTGATAACACACGAGCAGTGAGACTTGCAAATGAAATAGCCAATACACTGGGTGTTGATTTAGATTCACTTCCGGTATGTGTTTCTGCGCCAGAGCTTATGTCTGAGAAAGCACAAATCATCGGCACTTGGGCGACTGTTTTAGGATTGCCTGTTCATATTGGTATTGTACCTCAGATTATTGGCTCACCTTTTGTGACCAGCTTTTTAACACAAGGAATAGAAGAAACTCTTGGTGGAAAATTTATTGTCGAAGTCGATCCTATTGAAGCTGCCAATAAACTTTATACAGAGATTCAAAAAAGGCGCCAAAAACTAGGCATATAA
- a CDS encoding 4Fe-4S binding protein, with protein MSDVVDNIFIYTDPERCMGCHSCELACAMSHSSYDFNSAVLAGVVLIPRNKVIAIKNQTTTAQCVQCEAPCLDACKSNCMTREAVGVIKIDEEKCIGCKLCFKACTYDSITMVEIPQEEPTDGKKKRKKLKAFKCDLCFDRIDVDGSLHSACVEACPTDAIIITRDNSYRIKSLSLRGY; from the coding sequence GTGAGTGATGTTGTTGATAATATATTTATCTACACAGACCCAGAGCGCTGCATGGGATGTCATAGTTGTGAGCTAGCCTGTGCTATGTCTCATTCATCGTATGATTTTAACAGTGCTGTGCTTGCAGGTGTTGTGCTTATCCCCCGCAATAAAGTAATCGCCATCAAAAATCAAACCACTACAGCTCAATGCGTACAATGTGAAGCACCTTGTTTGGATGCGTGTAAAAGTAATTGCATGACGCGTGAGGCTGTTGGGGTTATTAAAATTGATGAAGAAAAATGTATTGGATGCAAATTGTGTTTTAAAGCATGCACTTATGATTCCATTACTATGGTTGAAATCCCCCAAGAAGAACCAACAGATGGTAAAAAGAAACGCAAAAAGCTCAAAGCATTCAAATGTGATCTTTGTTTTGATCGAATAGATGTAGATGGTTCTCTACACTCAGCGTGTGTTGAAGCATGCCCCACAGATGCCATTATAATCACTCGTGATAACAGTTACAGAATAAAATCCCTTAGTTTACGTGGCTATTAA
- a CDS encoding 4Fe-4S dicluster domain-containing protein, translated as MSKVHKFVITNSDLCIACNACMKTCVKNAYARGKLSKKRLDVLSLESGKMPNQCRQCDDAPCANVCPTGALRIANSCVELCEEICIGCKLCTIACPYGAINIDAEFPPSIIEEVERHLEAGCISGLKSIAIKCDMCDGIESGPACVSACPTGALVMVDPVLGECKFGKKVKGDMTPFLKAIVPDVTFTNIPAPEIKKPKEPKPAPAETLETNKEEA; from the coding sequence ATGTCTAAAGTTCATAAATTCGTTATTACAAACTCTGACCTCTGCATTGCTTGTAACGCCTGCATGAAAACATGCGTTAAAAATGCCTATGCACGTGGGAAACTCTCCAAGAAAAGACTTGATGTTCTCTCGTTAGAGAGCGGTAAAATGCCCAACCAATGTCGCCAATGCGATGATGCCCCATGTGCTAATGTTTGTCCAACGGGTGCCCTTCGTATTGCTAATTCATGTGTTGAGCTTTGTGAGGAAATCTGTATCGGCTGTAAGCTCTGCACGATTGCCTGCCCTTATGGAGCAATCAACATTGACGCAGAATTTCCTCCTTCTATTATAGAGGAAGTAGAGCGACACTTGGAAGCTGGTTGTATCAGTGGGCTTAAAAGCATTGCTATCAAATGTGATATGTGTGATGGCATAGAAAGTGGCCCAGCATGTGTTAGTGCCTGTCCGACAGGTGCATTAGTCATGGTAGATCCAGTTTTGGGTGAGTGTAAATTTGGCAAAAAAGTCAAAGGCGATATGACGCCTTTTCTAAAAGCTATCGTGCCTGATGTTACATTTACAAATATTCCGGCTCCGGAAATTAAAAAACCCAAAGAACCCAAACCCGCTCCCGCTGAAACTTTAGAAACCAACAAAGAGGAAGCATAA